The Bacteroidales bacterium nucleotide sequence AACTTCTATAGAGGCTCCCGCAAAACCGGCGGAAAACATTCCCAGGTTAACCGGATGCAGATGAATGATGAAATATAGTGCCAAAAGACCGGCAAGGATCAGGGGTACCCAATAGTTAAAATTGAAATGGCTCACCCACTGTTTAAGATCCAACAAATAAGTGACCGGTCTAAAATCCCTGTTGATATCTATCTCCGAGGAAAGGGTGTTCAATATCTTCTCTGCCCGTTGTTTCAACAAATCATCCTGAATATAATACTTATTGACATACTCCGTCTTCAATCCCCGCTCTTCAACAGCTTCTGTTATCTGATAAGTAAGCGGGGCATCCGAGGCAATGAAATAATTCTTGTTTCCCGGAATGACGATCAAATGTTCAAAAACGACGGTTAATGTATTATGTAAGGAAGCGTACAATTGTCTGGATTCTTCACTCAGGTAGTTAGAGGAGCCCGAAACACTAAAGCCGATAACGGCATCTTTGCTCAGGTTATCTTTCAGTTGCTCATAGAATTGTCGGGTATAAAACCGGTTCATCTGCACCGTGGATGGTTCGGGCAGATTAATAAGGGCTACATCATAATTTTCACCGGCCTTTTTCAGGTAAAGCCTTGCATCCTTATTGATCACATTTACCGCTGAAGTATCGTAAATCTCCGAGTAGTTCGCCACAGACCGGATCAGCCAGGGGTTTATCTCCACATAATCAATCCGGCTGACCGGGTATTTCAAAAGCTCCCTGATCACGCCGGGTGTACCTCCCGACAACAAAAGCACCTTTGCCGGATTTTTATGCTGAAGCATGGTATAATGCACCGTTTCTTCATTCTGCGTAGGTTGATCGGAAGTAAACAAAAGCAGGTTGTTCTCATAAAAATTGAGCTGGCCGCTGTCTTCAGTAACAGCAATATTGCCATAGGGTGTGGATTTGAAATATTCGATCTGCTGATCACTAAACAGGAAACTCCGTGTAAGGCGGTCCAGATTCACCGAAAAATTCAAAACAACCATACCGGCCATCAGTACCGGTAAAATATACATCAACACCTTATACTTCCACCGAAAAGAAACGTAAAGCAGTATCCCAAAAACAACCACAGCAAGCAATATGAGGGATTCAAAGGTCTCCAGAAACCAAATCAGTACCAGGTTAAACAGTATCCCCCCGGCAATGCTGCCGGTGGACTCCCATGAATAGGCTTTGCTTATAAGATTTTTGTCATAATCCCGGGAAACAATATAACTCACCAGTGTGAAGTTGAATCCGGACAGCACACAAAAGGGAAGCAACAGTAAGAAAGAGCTCAGGAATATCCGAAACAGGTCCACCATTGTGCCGGGTATAAAAACGATATCCCTGAGATAAAACATCAAAAAAACAAGCAGCAGGGGTAAAATGGCCAATACTACAAGAAAATAAAGCGAAGATACCAGATGGCGAATGTACTTTTCAGATATCCTGCCAATATATGCACCCAAGCCGGTCAACAACATCCAGTTGGTAAGAATCATTCCGATAACCAGTTCATTTCCGTAAAAAATACTCAGAAATTCCCGGAGCAGTACGATCTGAGTGGCAATGGTAAGCAGACCCAGTGTAAATATTATCAGGATATAATTGCTGTTTACCGGTTTTTTTGTTCTTAATGGATTCAAAACACTATGTTTTGTAAATACTTCCTGTAAAACAATCTAAATTACAAACTACAAACATCAAAACTTGTCCGGATTTTGACGGATAACAAATAAATTCCAATAATTTAAATTCTAAACCCCAGATAATCTGTTTTTGGTCATTGAAATTTTGATATTGGGTATTATTTGTAATTTGATGCTTGTAATTTGATGCTTGGTATCCGATGCTTAACTACTCAATTCTTCTTCACCAAACACGATAGCACTATATTTGTATACATTGGCCTCCTTCCAACCTTCCCATCCGATTCCTGCTTTATCGCGGGCACAATGACCAAGAAACTCTTCCTTTGTCCAGTTGAATTTCTCAGCTACCTGGGGCAAAAGGGTCCCCGACATGCCTCCCTTCTCGATATATACTCCATGGGTACCCAATTCTATTTCATCCGCCGACTCGATCTTTTCCATCGGAGTCAGCACGGAGATTTCAATGGTGATGTCATCCAGCTCGTCTTCGGTGACGGAAGAAAAGCGCACATCCTGAGTTGCCGAGGTAATGGCCATCTGCCCGATAAGTTCGTAGAGGGGTTTATCGGCTGAAAACCTCCCAATACAACCTCTCAATTCACCGTCTTTTTGGAGCGTGACAAATGCACCGGTCTTCTCTTTCAGTGTTTCGGTCAACTCTTCTTCATCGATTTCAGGGGTCTGTGCATTGCGAATATATTCCTCCAGGGCTCTCCTGGCAATTTTCAGAAGACTTTTTTTCTCCTCTTCATTCAGTTGAAATTCCATAGTATTTTGATTTTTATTATTTACGCTACAAAATGATATTGCCCAGTAACCGACCACCCGGTCTTTGCGACCGGTCGCATCTCCGGAATTCCGATACTGTATTTTATTCACCCGCAAGTCATTCCGGTCACCGGTAATGTTCAACAGAGCATACACCCCCGGCCATCCGCACATACTGGTTGCCAGATTTGAAACATCTTTCTCTGCATTGGACCTGAGTATCCGGACCAGCTCATCGGGTGAATTTTTCACAATGGCACCGGCACTCGCTTTATCTACAGCAACTGCATCGTTGTATTCCGGATAATGCGAAAAGTCGGTGCTAACCACAAAAAGATTGTTCTCATTAAAATAAGGCTCCAGTGCCCCAGCCATAGCCTTCATGGTCGCCTGATCCTGTGAGCCGGTGACGATCGGTACAATCTGAAAATCTTTTTTCAGATGATACTGCAAAAAGGGCAATTGCACCTCCAGGCTGTGTTCCTTGCTATGAGCAGATTCATTAAACACAAAAACGTCATGCTCCTCTATCAGCCTGTAAGCAAGTTTACGGTTGACATCCACATTTCCCAGGGGCGTAATATAATCCCCTTTGTGATATATGGAAGCTCCTCCGAAGCTCGCCCGATGGCTGGGAGCAATGATGAAGATGTTGTCGAACCGGTGTTCCGGATCAAGCTGATTGTATGCAGAGGCAGCGACCTGTCCGGAGTATGGATATCCCGCATGCGGAGCTATCAAAGCAGCCACACCGG carries:
- a CDS encoding fused MFS/spermidine synthase, whose product is MNPLRTKKPVNSNYILIIFTLGLLTIATQIVLLREFLSIFYGNELVIGMILTNWMLLTGLGAYIGRISEKYIRHLVSSLYFLVVLAILPLLLVFLMFYLRDIVFIPGTMVDLFRIFLSSFLLLLPFCVLSGFNFTLVSYIVSRDYDKNLISKAYSWESTGSIAGGILFNLVLIWFLETFESLILLAVVVFGILLYVSFRWKYKVLMYILPVLMAGMVVLNFSVNLDRLTRSFLFSDQQIEYFKSTPYGNIAVTEDSGQLNFYENNLLLFTSDQPTQNEETVHYTMLQHKNPAKVLLLSGGTPGVIRELLKYPVSRIDYVEINPWLIRSVANYSEIYDTSAVNVINKDARLYLKKAGENYDVALINLPEPSTVQMNRFYTRQFYEQLKDNLSKDAVIGFSVSGSSNYLSEESRQLYASLHNTLTVVFEHLIVIPGNKNYFIASDAPLTYQITEAVEERGLKTEYVNKYYIQDDLLKQRAEKILNTLSSEIDINRDFRPVTYLLDLKQWVSHFNFNYWVPLILAGLLALYFIIHLHPVNLGMFSAGFAGASIEVLLLVTFQILYGYVYNLVGIIVTVFMAGLAFGTFYRERIIRKTSVRNFYRIQLVLGCFAVLLPLIFILLKNVAVPSVLIHAIFIVLMFVTSALVGMVFSLASQLRLKKLVTIASDIYSVDLLGAGIGSFLATVYLIPVLGILNVCLVIGGLSLLSGLMTVVRLRK
- the amrB gene encoding AmmeMemoRadiSam system protein B; amino-acid sequence: MKHLLSYVACLLLLMLTWQSSGQVNEGEQEAADRQPVFAGKFYPKAEGELKNTLKDFFAQAKKKEPGAGVAALIAPHAGYPYSGQVAASAYNQLDPEHRFDNIFIIAPSHRASFGGASIYHKGDYITPLGNVDVNRKLAYRLIEEHDVFVFNESAHSKEHSLEVQLPFLQYHLKKDFQIVPIVTGSQDQATMKAMAGALEPYFNENNLFVVSTDFSHYPEYNDAVAVDKASAGAIVKNSPDELVRILRSNAEKDVSNLATSMCGWPGVYALLNITGDRNDLRVNKIQYRNSGDATGRKDRVVGYWAISFCSVNNKNQNTMEFQLNEEEKKSLLKIARRALEEYIRNAQTPEIDEEELTETLKEKTGAFVTLQKDGELRGCIGRFSADKPLYELIGQMAITSATQDVRFSSVTEDELDDITIEISVLTPMEKIESADEIELGTHGVYIEKGGMSGTLLPQVAEKFNWTKEEFLGHCARDKAGIGWEGWKEANVYKYSAIVFGEEELSS